A single genomic interval of Procambarus clarkii isolate CNS0578487 chromosome 61, FALCON_Pclarkii_2.0, whole genome shotgun sequence harbors:
- the LOC138354121 gene encoding streptococcal hemagglutinin-like, whose translation MPPKTHTFPRARPLCKHTKPPNVAYPIQTSLETRDITWREKIVCLHRPPCLLLTNRATTGATTRATTGATTRATTGATTGATTRATTGATTLTTTGATTRATTGANTRATTGATTPATTGANTRATTGATTRATTGANTRATTGATTPATTGANTRATTGATTRATTGANTPATTGANIPATTGATTRATTGANTRATTGANTPATTGATTRATTGANTRATTGATTPATTGANTRATTGATTRATTGANTRATTGATTPATTGANTRATTGATTRATTGANTPATTGANTPATTGATTRATTGANTPATTGATTRATTGATTGATTRATTGATTPATTGATTPATTGANTPATTGATTRATGANTPATTGANTPATTGATTRATTGANTRATTGATTPATTGANTRATTGATTRATTGANTPATTGANTPATTGATTRATTGANTPATTGATTRATTGATTGATTRATTGATTPATTGATTPATTGANTPATTGATTRATGANTPATTGANTPATTGANTRATTGANTRATTGATTRATTGANTPATTGANTRATTGATTPATTGATTPATTGANTPATTGATTRATGANTPATTGANTPATTGANTRATTGANTRATTGATTRATTGANTPATTGANTRATTGATTRATTGATTRATTGATTPATTGATTRATTGANTPATTGANTRATTGATTPATTGVNTPATTGATTPATTGATTPATTGATTRATTGANTRATTGATTRATTGANTRATTGATTRATTGANTRATTGATTRATTGANTRATTGANTRATTGATTRATTGANTRATTGANTRAATGATTRATTGANTRATTGEYPLPQM comes from the exons ATGCCGCCCAAAACCCACACCTTCCCACGCGCCCGCCCTCTGTGCAAGCACACCAAACCACCCAATGTTGCATATCCTATACAAACCAGCCTAGAAACCCGCGACATAACTTGGCGGGAAAAAATTGTTTGTTTACATCGTCCGCCAT GTTTGTTGTTAACTAACCGAGCCACCACTGGTGCCACCACCCGCGCCACCACTGGTGCCACCACCCGCGCCACCACTGGTGCCACCACCGGTGCCACCACCCGCGCCACCACTGgtgccaccaccctcaccaccactggtGCCACCACCCGCGCCACCACTGGAGCCAACACCCGCGCCACCACTGGTgccaccacccccgccaccacTGGTGCCAACACCCGCGCCACCACTGGTGCCACCACCCGCGCCACCACTGGAGCCAACACCCGCGCCACCACTGGTgccaccacccccgccaccacTGGTGCCAACACCCGCGCCACCACTGGAGCCACCACCCGCGCCACCACTGGTGCCAACACCCCCGCCACCACTGGTGCCAACATCCCCGCCACCACTGGTGCCACCACCCGCGCCACCACTGGAGCCAACACCCGCGCCACCACTGGTGCCAACACCCCCGCCACCACTGGTGCCACCACCCGCGCCACCACTGGAGCCAACACCCGCGCCACCACTGGTgccaccacccccgccaccacTGGTGCCAACACCCGCGCCACCACTGGTGCCACCACCCGCGCCACCACTGGAGCCAACACCCGCGCCACCACTGGTgccaccacccccgccaccacTGGTGCCAACACCCGCGCCACCACTGGAGCCACCACCCGCGCCACCACTGGTGCCAACACCCCCGCCACCACTGGTGCCAACACCCCCGCCACCACTGGTGCCACCACCCGCGCCACCACTGGAGCCAACACCCCCGCCACCACTGGTGCCACCACCCGCGCCACCACTGGTGCCACCACTGGTGCCACCACCCGCGCCACCACTGGTgccaccacccccgccaccactggtgccaccacccccgccaccacTGGTGCCAACACCCCCGCCACCACTGGAGCCACCACCCGCGCCACTGGTGCCAACACCCCCGCCACCACTGGTGCCAACACCCCCGCCACCACTGGAGCCACCACCCGCGCCACCACTGGAGCCAACACCCGCGCCACCACTGGTgccaccacccccgccaccacTGGTGCCAACACCCGCGCCACCACTGGAGCCACCACCCGCGCCACCACTGGTGCCAACACCCCCGCCACCACTGGTGCCAACACCCCCGCCACCACTGGTGCCACCACCCGCGCCACCACTGGTGCCAACACCCCCGCCACCACTGGTGCCACCACCCGCGCCACCACTGGTGCCACCACTGGTGCCACCACCCGCGCCACCACTGGTgccaccacccccgccaccactggtgccaccacccccgccaccacTGGTGCCAACACCCCCGCCACCACTGGAGCCACCACCCGCGCCACTGGTGCCAACACCCCCGCCACCACTGGTGCCAACACCCCCGCCACCACTGGAGCCAACACCCGCGCCACCACTGGAGCCAACACCCGCGCCACCACTGGTGCCACCACCCGCGCCACCACTGGAGCCAACACCCCCGCCACCACTGGTGCCAACACCCGCGCCACCACTGGTgccaccacccccgccaccactggtgccaccacccccgccaccacTGGTGCCAACACCCCCGCCACCACTGGAGCCACCACCCGCGCCACTGGTGCCAACACCCCCGCCACCACTGGTGCCAACACCCCCGCCACCACTGGAGCCAACACCCGCGCCACCACTGGAGCCAACACCCGCGCCACCACTGGTGCCACCACCCGCGCCACCACTGGAGCCAACACCCCCGCCACCACTGGTGCCAACACCCGCGCCACCACTGGTGCCACCACCCGCGCCACCACTGGTGCCACCACCCGCGCCACCACTGGTgccaccacccccgccaccacTGGTGCCACCACCCGCGCCACCACTGGAGCCAACACCCCCGCCACCACTGGTGCCAACACCCGCGCCACCACTGGTgccaccacccccgccaccacTGGTGTCAACACCCCCGCCACCACTGGTgccaccacccccgccaccactggtgccaccacccccgccaccacTGGTGCCACCACCCGCGCCACCACTGGTGCCAACACCCGCGCCACCACCGGTGCCACCACCCGCGCCACCACCGGTGCCAACACCCGCGCCACCACCGGTGCCACCACCCGCGCCACCACCGGTGCCAACACCCGCGCCACCACCGGTGCCACCACCCGCGCCACCACCGGTGCCAACACCCGCGCCACCACCGGTGCCAACACCCGCGCCACCACCGGTGCCACCACCCGCGCCACCACCGGTGCCAACACCCGCGCCACCACTGGTGCCAACACCCGCGCCGCCACTGGTGCCACCACCCGCGCCACCACCGGTGCCAACACCCGCGCCACCACTGGCGAATACCCACTTCCTCAAATGTGA